In Caproiciproducens sp. NJN-50, the following are encoded in one genomic region:
- a CDS encoding recombinase family protein codes for MAERVYCLYRVSTAKQVDHDKQNQADIPMQRKACHEFADRMGWTIVHEEQEDGVSGYKVSAAQRDKIQLIREHAEQGKFDILLVFMFDRLGRKADETPFVVEWFVKKGVRVWSVNEGEQRFESHTDRLTNYIRFWQADGESQKTSIRTRTALGQMVQEGRFRGGTAPYGYCLEKSGIINKRKHEVYKLVIDEEEAEVVRMMFNLCVSAGYGRWRLAMFLNDKGIKTRKGTNWHDASVGAILHNVIYKGVLRSGTTFSEPFEKLQIVDPSTFDLAQRLMTERVNEKKNERTVPLNTAGQSLLSGNVFCGHCGGRLVLTTNGKIVRLANGEKKGVKGLSSYLGDSPFP; via the coding sequence ATGGCTGAAAGAGTTTATTGTTTATACAGAGTATCTACCGCAAAGCAGGTAGACCATGATAAACAGAATCAGGCCGACATTCCCATGCAGCGCAAAGCCTGCCATGAATTTGCAGACCGCATGGGCTGGACCATTGTTCATGAAGAACAGGAAGACGGCGTTTCCGGCTATAAAGTCAGTGCCGCTCAGCGTGACAAAATCCAGCTCATAAGAGAACATGCAGAGCAAGGCAAATTTGATATCCTTCTGGTTTTTATGTTTGACAGGCTCGGCAGGAAAGCCGATGAAACTCCCTTTGTAGTGGAATGGTTCGTAAAAAAGGGTGTCAGAGTATGGAGCGTCAATGAAGGAGAGCAGCGGTTTGAGTCCCACACCGACCGCTTGACAAACTATATCCGTTTTTGGCAGGCTGACGGCGAAAGTCAGAAAACCTCCATCAGAACCAGAACTGCTCTTGGACAGATGGTTCAGGAGGGACGCTTCCGCGGCGGCACTGCTCCATATGGTTATTGTCTCGAGAAAAGCGGCATCATCAACAAGCGCAAGCATGAAGTCTACAAATTGGTCATTGACGAGGAAGAAGCCGAAGTAGTACGCATGATGTTTAATTTATGCGTATCGGCAGGATACGGACGCTGGCGGCTTGCCATGTTCCTGAATGATAAGGGAATCAAGACTCGCAAGGGAACCAATTGGCATGACGCATCGGTAGGCGCGATTCTGCACAACGTGATATACAAGGGCGTCCTCCGGAGTGGCACCACTTTCTCAGAGCCGTTCGAGAAACTTCAAATCGTTGATCCCTCTACTTTTGATTTAGCGCAAAGGCTTATGACTGAGCGGGTAAATGAGAAGAAAAACGAAAGAACGGTTCCGCTAAACACCGCAGGTCAATCGCTTCTGTCCGGAAATGTATTCTGTGGACATTGCGGCGGGCGCCTGGTCCTAACCACCAACGGCAAAATTGTCAGGCTTGCAAACGGTGAAAAAAAGGGTGTCAAAGGGTTATCTTCTTACTTGGGAGATAGCCCTTTCCCGTAG
- a CDS encoding helix-turn-helix domain-containing protein has protein sequence MSYFSSLYSSELPHRARAVYMYLRDRADQDGKCYPAIGTIARELKLSRSTVKRAIADLEKSGYLRREQRWRENGGKSSNMFYLTKVDSS, from the coding sequence ATGAGCTATTTTTCCTCGCTCTATTCCTCGGAACTGCCTCACCGGGCAAGGGCGGTGTACATGTATCTGCGCGACCGTGCCGACCAAGACGGCAAATGTTATCCGGCGATTGGTACCATCGCCAGGGAACTGAAGCTGTCCCGCAGCACCGTCAAACGCGCGATTGCCGACCTTGAAAAAAGCGGTTACCTGCGCAGGGAGCAACGCTGGCGGGAAAATGGCGGCAAGAGCAGCAACATGTTTTATCTGACGAAGGTCGATTCCAGTTAG
- a CDS encoding VirD4-like conjugal transfer protein, CD1115 family — MQASQIITLIAAGLTMFGVIGFLSLLAHYYTLNGIKSKTVGDGQHGTARWATKQEIKKTYTEVRFEPEKWRKGENRPTAQGLVVGWRKASLFDKTSPHGYALVDDDDIHCLMIGAAGVGKTANFLYPNLEYACACGMSFITTDTKGDLYRNYAGIAKDYYGYHVAVIDLRNPTRSDGNNLLHLVNRYMDLYLENPDHLAYKARAEKYAKITAKTIINSGGFDTASAGQNAFFYDAAEGLLTSVILLIAEYCEPKQRHIVSVFKLIQDLLAPSGVKGRTLFQMLLAHLPDEHKTKWFAGAALNTAEQAMQSVLSTALSRLNAFLDSELEQVLCFDTAIDAEKFCTEKSAVFLVMPEEDNTKYFIISLIVQQLYREILSVADEYGGKLPNRVMMFLDEIGTIPKIESAEMMFSASRSRRVSIVAIIQSFAQLEKNYGKEGASIIIDNCQDTVFGGFAPNSESAQILSKALGNQTVMSGSISRGKNDPSQSLQMIERPLMTPDELKSMPKGRFIVTKTGAYPMRTRLKLFLEWGITFGKPYEIAEQSARKVEYANRHSLEEEIIRRNAACEADPEEKPEPDSPASVGIQHTPALEHKAPEQQKSLIRI; from the coding sequence ATGCAAGCATCACAAATTATCACCCTGATCGCCGCCGGACTTACCATGTTCGGCGTGATCGGCTTTTTATCTCTTCTGGCTCATTACTACACCCTGAACGGTATCAAGTCCAAGACCGTGGGCGACGGCCAGCACGGTACGGCACGCTGGGCAACCAAACAGGAAATTAAAAAGACCTATACGGAAGTCCGGTTTGAGCCGGAAAAATGGCGCAAGGGAGAGAACCGGCCTACGGCGCAGGGGTTGGTGGTCGGCTGGCGAAAAGCGTCCCTGTTCGACAAAACGTCTCCCCATGGTTACGCGCTGGTGGATGATGATGACATCCACTGCCTGATGATCGGCGCGGCCGGCGTCGGCAAGACCGCAAATTTCCTCTATCCGAACCTGGAATACGCCTGCGCCTGCGGCATGTCTTTCATCACCACCGACACCAAAGGCGACCTCTACCGCAATTACGCGGGAATCGCAAAGGATTATTACGGCTACCATGTTGCGGTCATCGACTTGCGCAACCCCACCCGCTCGGACGGCAACAACCTGCTCCATCTGGTAAACCGGTACATGGACCTGTATCTCGAAAATCCTGATCATTTGGCGTACAAAGCCAGAGCGGAGAAATACGCCAAAATCACGGCCAAGACCATCATCAACTCCGGGGGCTTCGACACTGCCTCTGCCGGACAGAATGCCTTCTTCTACGACGCGGCCGAAGGTTTGCTGACCTCCGTTATTCTTCTGATTGCCGAATACTGCGAACCGAAGCAGAGGCACATCGTGTCGGTGTTCAAGCTCATTCAGGATCTATTGGCTCCCAGCGGCGTGAAGGGCCGGACGCTTTTCCAGATGCTTCTGGCGCACCTGCCGGACGAGCACAAGACCAAATGGTTCGCCGGTGCCGCGCTCAATACGGCGGAGCAGGCCATGCAGAGCGTCCTGTCCACGGCGCTCTCCCGGCTCAACGCCTTTCTGGATTCCGAGCTGGAGCAGGTGCTGTGCTTCGATACGGCTATTGACGCGGAAAAGTTCTGCACGGAGAAAAGCGCCGTCTTCCTCGTCATGCCGGAGGAAGACAACACAAAGTATTTCATTATCAGCTTGATCGTCCAGCAACTCTACCGGGAGATTCTTTCCGTGGCCGACGAGTACGGTGGCAAGCTGCCGAACCGCGTAATGATGTTTCTCGACGAGATCGGCACCATCCCCAAGATCGAGTCGGCCGAGATGATGTTCTCCGCCAGCCGGTCGCGCCGGGTATCCATTGTCGCCATTATCCAGAGCTTCGCGCAATTGGAGAAAAACTACGGCAAGGAGGGCGCTTCCATCATCATCGACAATTGCCAGGACACCGTGTTCGGCGGCTTTGCCCCCAACAGCGAATCGGCGCAGATTCTCTCAAAAGCCCTTGGCAATCAGACCGTCATGAGCGGCTCCATCAGCCGTGGGAAAAACGATCCCAGCCAGTCCCTGCAGATGATCGAGCGGCCGCTGATGACGCCGGACGAGCTGAAATCCATGCCCAAAGGTCGGTTTATCGTCACGAAGACAGGGGCCTACCCGATGCGTACCCGGCTGAAGCTGTTCCTCGAATGGGGTATCACCTTCGGAAAACCGTATGAGATCGCGGAGCAATCCGCCCGAAAGGTGGAGTATGCGAACCGGCATTCACTCGAGGAAGAAATCATCCGGCGCAATGCCGCGTGCGAAGCCGACCCGGAGGAAAAACCGGAACCCGATTCTCCTGCTTCCGTCGGTATCCAGCACACCCCCGCGTTGGAGCATAAGGCGCCGGAACAGCAAAAGTCCTTGATACGGATATAG
- a CDS encoding nucleotidyl transferase AbiEii/AbiGii toxin family protein — protein MKTSRQLNALIRNMAKDKSINAQIILRNFMLERLLERISLSPYRENLILKGGMLVAAMVGLDTRATMDMDTTLKGYPLTEESVRSVFTDILAVPVEDHVTLTLKKLEEIHDEAEYSGIRVTLEMLLDETRQTLKVDITTGDPITPAAVDYSFRLLFEDRSIQIKAYNLETVLAEKLETIFSRSTANTRMRDFYDVYVLWHTRKNDIRLPVMKEAFERTVRKRGSDFLLRGGILEGAKALSGSREMKELWTRYQKKYSYADDITWEDTVAAAKELYESAMVVTEK, from the coding sequence ATGAAAACATCCCGGCAGCTTAACGCCCTCATCCGGAATATGGCGAAGGACAAAAGCATCAACGCGCAGATCATCCTCCGAAACTTCATGCTGGAGCGTCTGCTGGAACGGATTTCTCTGTCCCCTTACCGGGAGAACCTGATTCTGAAGGGCGGCATGCTGGTTGCGGCCATGGTGGGGCTGGACACCCGCGCCACCATGGACATGGACACCACGCTGAAGGGATACCCGCTGACCGAGGAATCCGTCCGCTCCGTTTTCACGGACATTCTCGCCGTCCCAGTGGAGGATCATGTGACCCTCACGCTGAAAAAGCTGGAGGAAATCCACGACGAAGCGGAATATTCCGGCATTCGCGTCACGCTGGAGATGCTCCTGGACGAAACAAGGCAGACCCTCAAGGTAGACATCACAACCGGCGACCCAATCACACCGGCCGCGGTCGATTATTCCTTTCGGCTGCTGTTCGAAGACCGGAGCATTCAGATCAAGGCATACAATCTGGAAACGGTGCTTGCGGAAAAGCTGGAAACCATCTTTTCCAGAAGTACCGCCAACACCCGCATGAGAGATTTTTATGACGTGTACGTTTTATGGCACACGCGAAAAAACGATATCCGTCTTCCCGTCATGAAGGAAGCGTTTGAGAGAACAGTCAGAAAAAGAGGAAGCGATTTTCTGCTGCGCGGCGGCATTCTGGAAGGTGCGAAGGCGCTGTCCGGCAGCAGGGAAATGAAGGAGCTGTGGACGCGCTATCAGAAAAAGTATTCCTATGCCGATGACATTACCTGGGAGGACACCGTTGCCGCGGCGAAGGAATTGTATGAGAGCGCCATGGTTGTGACAGAAAAGTAG
- a CDS encoding type IV toxin-antitoxin system AbiEi family antitoxin domain-containing protein — protein sequence MYAETLQSLCEQSGGILLTKDIANAGVPSSYLTAFLREGKLERAGHGVYITPDAMEDKMFTLQVRKNRLIYSHDTALYLHDLTDRDPLTYSVTVPTGYNTKRLTEEGLNVFSIKPDLFGLGITTVQSPFGRPIRAYDAERALCDMLRSRHQMDGALFPEALKRYVRKKNKNIPLLMRYAESLRVDKLLRQYLEVLL from the coding sequence GTGTACGCGGAAACCCTGCAATCCCTTTGTGAACAGAGCGGCGGCATCCTGCTCACAAAGGATATTGCCAACGCCGGCGTTCCCAGCAGTTATCTGACGGCATTTCTGAGAGAAGGCAAACTGGAGCGTGCCGGTCATGGCGTGTATATCACGCCGGACGCGATGGAAGATAAAATGTTCACCCTGCAGGTCCGAAAAAACCGACTGATTTATTCTCACGACACCGCCCTGTACCTGCACGACCTGACCGACCGCGATCCGCTTACCTACAGCGTGACGGTGCCGACCGGCTACAACACCAAGCGGCTGACGGAAGAAGGGCTCAACGTGTTTTCCATCAAGCCGGATTTATTCGGCCTGGGAATCACGACGGTCCAGTCTCCCTTTGGCAGACCAATTCGGGCTTACGACGCGGAGCGCGCTCTATGCGATATGCTGCGAAGCCGGCATCAGATGGACGGCGCGCTTTTTCCGGAAGCCCTAAAGCGGTATGTCCGAAAAAAAAATAAAAATATTCCCCTGCTGATGCGGTATGCGGAATCGCTCCGCGTTGACAAACTGCTCCGGCAGTATCTGGAGGTATTGCTATGA